A section of the Prochlorococcus sp. MIT 1341 genome encodes:
- the metH gene encoding methionine synthase, whose amino-acid sequence MVGKKASNLSKGDSELRKRLYSQNNSVLVFDGATGTSLQNFELGPDDFGGAEYEGCNEILVKTSPGYVEDVHKQFLEAGCDVIETNTFGANSIVLAEYGLEKESFEINKAAGLIAKCIAEKYSTKSQKRFVAGSMGPTTKLPTLGHIDFDTMRQSYEQQASGLIDGKVDMIIIETCQDVLQIKAAIQGVMNAKKHALSDIPIMVSVTIETTGTMLVGTDISAVLTILEPYPIDILGLNCATGPEQMKSYIKYLDQNSPFIISCIPNAGLPENIGGRAHYKLTPLELKMQLMHFIEDLGVRVIGGCCGTTPEHIEKLRELSLSMTIKPRPCRNPHSRAYRTSLYNYVPSLSSIYSTTPYKQDSSFLIIGERLNASGSKKVRELLNKEDWDGLVGIAKNQLKENSHVIDVNVDYVGRNGISDMKELVSRLVTNINLPLMIDSTEATKMESGLKVSGGKSIINSTNYEDGEGRFLEVVDLARKYGCGIVIGTIDEKGMARTTERKFYIAERAYKQATELGMPPHEIFYDPLALPISTGIEEDRRNAIETLNAIKVIKQELKGVHIVLGISNISFGLSPATRITLNSVFLDLCVKAGLDSAIISPSKILPLNKISLEHTQACYDLIHDSRKYNNGICTYDPLTNLTSIFEGISSKTARSSKEKISTLPIEKQLPQHIIDGEREGLDKCLSQALKKYKPLEIINQFLLDGMKVVGELFGSGKMQLPFVLQSAQTMKSAVKYLEPYMDKSGAENVSKGKFLIATVKGDVHDIGKNLVDIILSNNGYEVINLGIKQEISAIINAQKSHNADCIAMSGLLVKSTAFMKDNLEALNREGISVPVILGGAALTPRFVHNDCNSVYNGQVVYGKDAFTDLKFMDSFIKAKQTKEWDDSSGFLNNNINITELGLSQKKSLEINLKNLNDSESPASFKSGTHRSETIRQEVPVKPPFLGPKVLTENDLELKFILPYLDLNALYASQWQMKKTKGMSQDEYNAFISENAEPVLKKWLNEIQENQLLQPSAVYGYFPCGRDGNRLEIFDSTCSSIGCFEFPRQRSGNRYCISDYFADLIENKPVDYLPMQAVTMGSFASEFAKKLFDTDNYSDYLYFHGLAVQLAEALAEYVHSIIRKECGFAHLEPNLLKDILGQRYRGARYSFGYPACPNVADSMKQLEWLEAKKINLFMDESEQIHPEQSTTAIVALHSRAKYFSA is encoded by the coding sequence TTGGTAGGAAAAAAAGCCTCAAACCTTTCTAAAGGGGATTCAGAGTTACGTAAACGTCTCTACTCCCAAAATAATTCAGTGCTTGTTTTTGATGGTGCTACAGGCACGTCACTTCAAAATTTTGAATTAGGGCCAGACGATTTTGGTGGCGCAGAATATGAGGGTTGTAATGAAATATTAGTCAAAACATCACCAGGTTATGTTGAAGATGTTCATAAGCAATTTTTAGAAGCTGGGTGCGATGTAATAGAAACAAATACTTTTGGGGCCAATTCTATTGTTTTAGCAGAATATGGATTAGAGAAAGAAAGTTTTGAAATTAACAAAGCTGCTGGTCTTATAGCTAAATGTATAGCCGAAAAATATTCAACAAAGTCTCAAAAGCGTTTTGTAGCTGGCTCTATGGGACCTACAACAAAACTTCCAACTTTAGGCCATATTGATTTTGATACTATGCGTCAATCTTATGAACAGCAGGCTAGTGGATTAATTGATGGCAAGGTTGATATGATAATTATTGAGACATGTCAGGATGTTTTACAAATAAAGGCCGCAATTCAAGGAGTAATGAATGCAAAAAAACATGCATTAAGTGATATCCCAATAATGGTATCTGTTACTATAGAAACTACTGGAACAATGCTTGTTGGTACGGATATATCAGCAGTATTAACAATCCTTGAGCCATATCCAATAGATATATTAGGTTTAAATTGCGCGACGGGTCCAGAGCAAATGAAATCTTATATAAAATATCTTGATCAGAATTCACCATTTATTATTAGCTGCATTCCCAATGCCGGTCTACCAGAGAATATAGGCGGAAGAGCTCATTATAAACTAACTCCTCTTGAATTAAAAATGCAATTAATGCATTTTATAGAAGATTTAGGGGTAAGGGTTATAGGCGGTTGTTGTGGTACAACCCCTGAACATATTGAGAAATTAAGGGAACTATCCTTGTCAATGACAATAAAGCCAAGACCATGCAGAAATCCGCACAGTAGGGCATATAGAACATCTCTTTATAATTATGTGCCATCATTATCTTCTATATATAGTACTACGCCCTATAAGCAAGATAGTTCTTTTTTGATTATTGGAGAAAGGTTAAATGCAAGTGGTTCTAAAAAGGTACGTGAATTACTAAACAAAGAAGACTGGGATGGATTAGTTGGCATTGCAAAAAATCAATTAAAAGAGAATTCTCATGTGATTGATGTCAATGTTGATTATGTGGGTAGAAATGGAATATCTGATATGAAGGAACTTGTCTCTCGTTTAGTCACAAACATCAATTTGCCTTTGATGATCGACTCAACAGAGGCAACAAAAATGGAAAGTGGTCTAAAAGTTTCTGGAGGTAAAAGTATTATTAACTCTACTAATTATGAAGATGGTGAAGGAAGGTTTCTTGAAGTCGTAGATTTAGCAAGAAAATATGGATGTGGAATAGTAATTGGGACTATTGATGAGAAAGGGATGGCTAGAACAACTGAAAGAAAGTTTTATATAGCAGAGAGGGCATATAAGCAAGCAACTGAATTAGGTATGCCTCCGCATGAAATTTTTTATGATCCATTAGCTTTACCCATCTCTACTGGAATAGAGGAAGATAGAAGAAATGCAATTGAAACATTAAATGCTATTAAAGTTATCAAGCAAGAATTAAAAGGAGTACATATCGTGCTGGGTATATCTAACATTAGTTTCGGACTTTCTCCAGCAACGAGAATTACATTGAATTCGGTATTTCTTGATTTATGTGTTAAGGCTGGTTTGGATTCTGCTATTATTTCACCATCAAAAATACTCCCTCTTAACAAAATTAGTTTAGAACATACACAAGCTTGTTATGATTTAATTCATGATTCTAGGAAATATAATAATGGAATTTGTACATACGACCCTCTAACTAACCTTACTTCAATCTTTGAAGGTATATCATCTAAAACTGCCAGATCTTCAAAAGAAAAGATCTCTACACTTCCTATAGAGAAGCAGCTGCCACAACACATTATTGATGGTGAAAGGGAGGGTTTAGACAAATGTCTCTCCCAAGCCTTGAAAAAATATAAACCTCTTGAAATTATTAATCAATTCCTTCTTGATGGAATGAAGGTTGTAGGTGAATTATTTGGTTCAGGAAAGATGCAATTACCCTTTGTACTTCAATCTGCACAAACAATGAAATCGGCCGTAAAATATTTAGAACCTTATATGGATAAATCCGGGGCTGAGAATGTATCGAAGGGTAAGTTTCTCATTGCGACTGTAAAGGGTGATGTACATGATATTGGAAAGAACCTAGTAGATATTATTTTATCAAATAATGGGTATGAAGTTATAAATCTAGGTATAAAGCAAGAAATTTCTGCTATCATTAACGCCCAGAAAAGTCATAATGCTGACTGCATTGCTATGAGTGGTTTGCTTGTTAAGTCTACTGCTTTTATGAAAGACAATTTAGAGGCGTTAAATAGAGAAGGTATATCAGTACCGGTCATTCTGGGTGGAGCAGCACTTACGCCTCGATTTGTTCATAATGATTGTAATAGTGTTTATAATGGTCAAGTTGTTTATGGGAAGGATGCGTTTACTGATTTAAAATTTATGGATTCATTTATAAAGGCAAAACAAACCAAGGAGTGGGATGATAGTTCTGGATTTTTAAACAACAATATAAATATTACCGAACTAGGTTTATCTCAGAAAAAGTCATTAGAAATTAATTTAAAAAATTTAAATGATTCGGAATCACCTGCTAGTTTTAAATCAGGTACACATCGTTCTGAAACGATCCGTCAGGAAGTCCCTGTTAAACCTCCATTTCTTGGTCCAAAGGTTTTGACAGAAAATGATCTAGAACTGAAATTTATTCTTCCTTATTTAGACCTTAATGCACTATATGCAAGTCAATGGCAAATGAAAAAGACTAAGGGTATGTCCCAGGATGAATACAACGCATTTATTTCGGAGAATGCAGAGCCTGTACTGAAAAAATGGTTAAATGAGATCCAGGAAAATCAGCTTTTACAACCTTCAGCAGTATATGGTTACTTCCCTTGTGGGAGAGATGGAAATCGATTAGAAATTTTTGATTCCACTTGTTCCTCTATTGGATGTTTTGAATTTCCTAGACAGAGATCAGGCAACCGTTATTGCATATCTGATTATTTCGCCGATTTAATTGAAAACAAACCTGTTGATTATTTGCCAATGCAGGCAGTTACCATGGGGTCATTTGCAAGCGAGTTTGCTAAAAAGTTATTTGATACAGATAATTATTCTGATTATCTGTATTTTCATGGCTTAGCTGTTCAATTAGCAGAGGCATTAGCAGAGTACGTCCATTCAATAATACGAAAAGAATGTGGATTTGCCCATCTGGAACCAAATCTTTTGAAGGATATTCTTGGACAGAGGTATAGAGGTGCTAGATATTCATTTGGCTATCCAGCATGTCCGAATGTGGCAGACTCAATGAAGCAATTAGAATGGCTAGAGGCAAAGAAAATTAATCTATTTATGGATGAAAGTGAGCAAATTCATCCTGAGCAAAGCACTACTGCAATCGTAGCGTTACACAGTAGGGCTAAGTATTTTAGTGCTTAA
- a CDS encoding branched-chain amino acid transaminase, protein MHKFLPYAWFQGKCVPFEDARVSIATHSLHYGTAAFGGMRAIPDPNDTDSLLLFRLDKHARRLSQSARLLLTELKEDEIVQSLKAFLVINKPTNPIYIRPFVYTSDLGIAPRLHNIETDFLIYGLELGDYLSPEGVTCRISSWTRQEDRCLPLRGKISGAYITSSLAKTEAVLSGFDEALLLNSRGKISEASGMNLFLVRDGQLITPGVDQDILEGITRASVIEIAQEMGIRVVERSVDKTELFIADEVFLTGTAAKITPIRQIESTKLGSDRPIMARLRKKLVAITEGRDQDYRHWITRIKLNAI, encoded by the coding sequence ATGCACAAGTTCCTTCCTTACGCATGGTTTCAGGGTAAGTGTGTTCCCTTTGAAGATGCAAGAGTCTCAATAGCTACTCACTCACTTCACTATGGAACTGCAGCCTTTGGAGGCATGAGAGCAATACCAGATCCAAATGACACAGATAGTCTTTTACTATTTCGATTGGATAAACACGCAAGACGACTCAGTCAAAGTGCACGCCTTTTATTAACTGAGTTGAAAGAAGATGAGATAGTCCAGTCATTAAAGGCTTTTTTAGTTATTAATAAACCTACTAATCCTATATATATAAGACCTTTTGTTTATACTAGTGATTTAGGAATTGCGCCAAGACTCCATAATATAGAAACTGATTTCCTAATCTATGGATTAGAACTAGGAGACTACCTCTCTCCCGAGGGTGTGACCTGCAGGATTAGTAGCTGGACTAGGCAAGAAGATAGGTGTTTGCCTTTAAGGGGAAAGATAAGTGGTGCATACATAACAAGCTCCTTAGCAAAAACGGAGGCTGTTCTAAGTGGCTTTGATGAAGCCCTATTACTGAACAGTCGAGGAAAGATTTCAGAAGCGAGTGGTATGAATCTTTTTCTGGTTAGGGATGGCCAGCTAATTACTCCAGGGGTAGATCAAGACATTCTCGAAGGCATTACCAGGGCTAGCGTGATTGAGATTGCACAGGAAATGGGAATCAGAGTAGTAGAACGTTCTGTTGACAAAACTGAGTTGTTTATCGCAGACGAGGTCTTTCTTACTGGTACGGCCGCAAAAATAACTCCAATAAGGCAGATAGAATCAACAAAGCTAGGTTCTGATAGGCCTATTATGGCGAGACTTAGGAAAAAGCTAGTAGCGATTACTGAAGGACGCGATCAGGACTATAGGCATTGGATAACACGAATTAAACTTAATGCTATTTAA